From Sphingobacteriaceae bacterium:
GCTGCACCAGGCGGCCCACCAGGAGGACCACCCCCACGGCAAAGGCCAGCAGCAGCAGGTGGATGCGTCTCAGGCGGGTTTCACGACTCACCGCTCATCATCTCCCCAGGCAGCTTGGCGGTGGCGGCATACAAGGCCAGGTAGACGGGGGGCGTCAGGAGCAGGTTGTAGAGCAGGCCGGGCAGGATGACGTAGTACAAGGCGCGGAACAAGGGAAAGGGCACGCCTATGGCCCGCAGCAGCAGGAAGATGAACACTTCTTGGACGAACACCGCCCCCGCCACCAGGGAAAAGGCCGCCGTGGCGTTTTCCCGGTACACCTGCCGCCCCACCAGGTAGCCGGCATAGGCGCCGGCGGCTTTTAGGAACATATGGAGGCCCAGGAAGCGGCCCTGCCACAAATCCAGGAACAGGCCGGACAC
This genomic window contains:
- the mreD gene encoding rod shape-determining protein MreD is translated as MRRHIWLGLTALVLMLLQTTVFPFIKLLGAGPDVAMIFSVLLGFLGGAPVGVAGGLVSGLFLDLWQGRFLGLHMFLKAAGAYAGYLVGRQVYRENATAAFSLVAGAVFVQEVFIFLLLRAIGVPFPLFRALYYVILPGLLYNLLLTPPVYLALYAATAKLPGEMMSGES